The segment AGTGTGACGGAGACGCCGCCCACGGCGATATCACACTGCTTGCCCAGAAAGTCCTGCGTCAGCATTTTCCAGCTGGTCGGCACCCATTTGACCTGGGCACCCAGGCTCTGCGCCAGCGATTCGACCAGGCTGACATCAATCCCCTCATACTGACCGTCAGCGCGCAGGTAGCTGTAGGGCTTATAGTCGCCGGTGGTACAAACCGTCAGGGTTTTACTCTGGCTTACGCGGTCAAGGTGTGACTGCGCGCAGGCGCTGCCCGATATCAGCAGTAGTGCGACGATGCCTGTTTTTATCATTATTTTCTTCTCGTTATCAAAGGGCCAACACGCCCGGATTATTGCTTAATGCGCAACAGTGTTGTGATCGGATGCACGTTTCTCTGGCAAATTTTTCTACGTAGACTGGCCGCAAAATCAAGAACTGGAGAGAGAAGCATGAGCAAAATCCTGATCGTCGATGCCGGCAAGGCCTTCGCCCATTCCAAAGGCGAGCTTAACCATACGCTGACCGACTGCGCCACCGCCTTTTTGCGTGATGCAGGCCATGAGGTCAGCGTCACCGTCGTTGACGAAGGTTATGTGCTGGCCGACGAAGTCCAAAAGTATGTGCAGAACGACGTGGTAATATACCAGATGCCGGGCTGGTGGATGGGCGAACCCTGGATCCTGAAAAAATATATTGATGAAGTCTTTACCGAAGGCCACGGCGCCCTCTATGCCAGCGATGGACGCACCCGCGCCGACGCAGCAAAAAAGTATGGCTCTGGTGGCCTGCTTCAGGGTAAAAAATATATGCTGTCACTGACGTGGAATGCGCCACT is part of the Erwinia sp. HDF1-3R genome and harbors:
- a CDS encoding NAD(P)H-dependent oxidoreductase; translation: MSKILIVDAGKAFAHSKGELNHTLTDCATAFLRDAGHEVSVTVVDEGYVLADEVQKYVQNDVVIYQMPGWWMGEPWILKKYIDEVFTEGHGALYASDGRTRADAAKKYGSGGLLQGKKYMLSLTWNAPLDAFTDPQQFFEGVGVDGVYLHFHKANQFLGMEGLPTFICNDVIKQPMIAEDLARYRAHLGGIFA